The following proteins are encoded in a genomic region of Channa argus isolate prfri chromosome 3, Channa argus male v1.0, whole genome shotgun sequence:
- the LOC137123927 gene encoding E3 ubiquitin/ISG15 ligase TRIM25-like isoform X3: MAEVDDAPFSLMSLEDELTCSICLSTFDCPVTTPCGHNFCQDCLLATWKDSYSCPQCRTHFPTKPDLKKNTVLSTVVETFTLRSNKIESSLSREEDKVEKKDVIRCDACMEAVASQTCLTCMASYCEEHLRPHRENPIFRVHQLTEPVGDLFERICPDHHKVMELFCAQHGRLICSLCLQQVHKGCSFMSPEEQRNLKESDLRVKLGLLDGKILKNSSVLSQMKDMQNKLKDSATNRKKALAAEYQQIMDILMQEEREALNAVDQEMESGQTKLRGLMKKFVENIDNMSKAKEDIHKLLSQSKSVAFLQASFNMPPAVNFDPYTPRINLDSKRVKATQDFSFALKQFLISILKRPIETRLPIFQPEPQWPSGNPRPPRSHSPGPGALLKAATKKRQKQIKKPVQFTEEKMGKKNVASSMENLLDFGWDDLKAKCRSAAERRETPETSAIPLNITSAEKRSELLKYGTILTLDPRTAHKRIALTEDFTKASVSDEHTKYPDCPERFAVCSQVLTSKGFSRGRHYWEVRLSSNNFIGIGLAYSSIDRKGPTSRLGRNSQSWCVEWFNVKLSAWHNSSETVLVNPNPKRVGVLLDCEEGTATFYNVADRAYPFHCFVFPFAEAVYPAFWIFSSGSSISLCKLQASEAC; the protein is encoded by the exons ATGGCCGAAGTGGACGATGCTCCGTTTTCTCTGATGAGTCTGGAGGATGAGTTGACCTGCAGCATCTGTCTCAGTACCTTTGACTGTCCCGTGACTACTCCCTGCGGACACAACTTCTGCCAGGACTGTCTCCTCGCCACCTGGAAGGACTCGTACAGCTGTCCTCAGTGTCGAACCCACTTTCCAACCAAACCGGACCTGAAGAAGAACACGGTCCTCAGCACCGTGGTGGAGACCTTCACCCTGAGGTCCAACAAGATCGAGAGCAGCCTGTCCAGAGAGGAGGACAAAGTCGAGAAAAAGGATGTCATTCGCTGTGATGCATGTATGGAAGCAGTGGCGTCCCAGACCTGCCTCACCTGCATGGCTTCTTACTGTGAGGAGCACCTGCGGCCTCACCGCGAAAATCCAATTTTTCGTGTCCACCAGCTGACTGAGCCCGTCGGAGACCTGTTTGAGCGCATCTGCCCGGACCACCACAAGGTGATGGAGCTCTTTTGTGCTCAACATGGCCGCCTGATCTGCAGCCTCTGCCTGCAGCAAGTCCACAAAGGCTGCTCCTTCATGTCTCCTGAGGAGCAGAGGAACCTGAAGGAG TCTGATTTGAGAGTCAAGCTGGGTTTGCTGGACGGGAAGATTTTGAAGAACAGCAGTGTTCTATCTCAAATGAAGGACATGCAGAACAAGCTGAAG GACTCAGCAACCAACAGGAAGAAAGCTTTGGCAGCTGAGTATCAGCAGATAATGGATATATTGATGCAAGAGGAGCGTGAAGCTCTGAATGCAGTGGATCAAGAGATGGAGAGTGGTCAGACTAAACTCAGGGGACTCATGAAAAAGTTTGTTGAGAACATTGACAACATGAGCAAAGCTAAAGAAGATATTCATAAGCTGCTGAGTCAGTCCAAGTCAGTGGCCTTCCTACAG GCTTCATTTAACATGCCCCCTGCAGTGAACTTTGACCCTTACACCCCACGAATCAACTTGGACTCCAAGAGGGTGAAAGCCACCCAGGACTTTTCTTTTGCCCTGAAGCAGTTTCTGATATCGATCCTTAAACGGCCGATTGAAACCAGACTACCAATATTTCAACCAG AGCCACAGTGGCCTTCAGGGAATCCAAGGCCCCCCAGGTCCCACAGTCCAGGTCCAGGTGCCCTACTCAAAGCAGCcaccaaaaaaagacaaa aacaaataaaaaaacctgtCCAGTTCACTGAAGAGAAGATGGGGAAAAAGAATGTAGCCAGTTCTATGGAAAACCTGTTGGACTTTGGTTGGGATGATTTAAAAGCCAAATGTCGGTCTGCGGCTGAACGTAGAGAGACACCAG aaacCTCTGCCATTCCTCTAAACATAACATCCGCTGAGAAAAGAAGTGAACTTCTGAAAT ATGGCACCATACTGACTTTGGATCCAAGGACAGCCCACAAACGCATTGCTCTGACTGAGGATTTCACTAAGGCCTCTGTGTCAGATGAGCACACAAAATACCCTGACTGCCCTGAACGCTTTGCTGTCTGCTCCCAGGTGCTCACGTCTAAGGGTTTCTCTAGAGGGCGGCACTACTGGGAAGTTCGACTAAGCAGCAACAACTTCATTGGAATTGGCTTGGCTTACAGCAGCATTGACCGCAAAGGTCCCACCAGTCGACTGGGCCGCAACTCCCAGTCCTGGTGTGTGGAGTGGTTCAACGTAAAGCTGTCAGCTTGGCATAACAGCAGTGAGACAGTGCTGGTCAATCCCAATCCAAAGCGCGTAGGTGTGCTGTTAGATTGTGAGGAGGGCACGGCTACATTCTACAACGTGGCAGACAGGGCGTATCCCTTCCACTGCTTTGTTTTCCCCTTTGCTGAAGCGGTGTATCCAGCCTTCTGGATCTTCTCAAGTGGCTCATCCATTTCTCTGTGTAAACTTCAGGCTTCAGAAGCATGTTAG
- the LOC137123927 gene encoding E3 ubiquitin/ISG15 ligase TRIM25-like isoform X1: MAEVDDAPFSLMSLEDELTCSICLSTFDCPVTTPCGHNFCQDCLLATWKDSYSCPQCRTHFPTKPDLKKNTVLSTVVETFTLRSNKIESSLSREEDKVEKKDVIRCDACMEAVASQTCLTCMASYCEEHLRPHRENPIFRVHQLTEPVGDLFERICPDHHKVMELFCAQHGRLICSLCLQQVHKGCSFMSPEEQRNLKESDLRVKLGLLDGKILKNSSVLSQMKDMQNKLKDSATNRKKALAAEYQQIMDILMQEEREALNAVDQEMESGQTKLRGLMKKFVENIDNMSKAKEDIHKLLSQSKSVAFLQASFNMPPAVNFDPYTPRINLDSKRVKATQDFSFALKQFLISILKRPIETRLPIFQPETFVADSVTSGEGATHASGLKPSSPEPNQQSEPQWPSGNPRPPRSHSPGPGALLKAATKKRQKQIKKPVQFTEEKMGKKNVASSMENLLDFGWDDLKAKCRSAAERRETPETSAIPLNITSAEKRSELLKYGTILTLDPRTAHKRIALTEDFTKASVSDEHTKYPDCPERFAVCSQVLTSKGFSRGRHYWEVRLSSNNFIGIGLAYSSIDRKGPTSRLGRNSQSWCVEWFNVKLSAWHNSSETVLVNPNPKRVGVLLDCEEGTATFYNVADRAYPFHCFVFPFAEAVYPAFWIFSSGSSISLCKLQASEAC; the protein is encoded by the exons ATGGCCGAAGTGGACGATGCTCCGTTTTCTCTGATGAGTCTGGAGGATGAGTTGACCTGCAGCATCTGTCTCAGTACCTTTGACTGTCCCGTGACTACTCCCTGCGGACACAACTTCTGCCAGGACTGTCTCCTCGCCACCTGGAAGGACTCGTACAGCTGTCCTCAGTGTCGAACCCACTTTCCAACCAAACCGGACCTGAAGAAGAACACGGTCCTCAGCACCGTGGTGGAGACCTTCACCCTGAGGTCCAACAAGATCGAGAGCAGCCTGTCCAGAGAGGAGGACAAAGTCGAGAAAAAGGATGTCATTCGCTGTGATGCATGTATGGAAGCAGTGGCGTCCCAGACCTGCCTCACCTGCATGGCTTCTTACTGTGAGGAGCACCTGCGGCCTCACCGCGAAAATCCAATTTTTCGTGTCCACCAGCTGACTGAGCCCGTCGGAGACCTGTTTGAGCGCATCTGCCCGGACCACCACAAGGTGATGGAGCTCTTTTGTGCTCAACATGGCCGCCTGATCTGCAGCCTCTGCCTGCAGCAAGTCCACAAAGGCTGCTCCTTCATGTCTCCTGAGGAGCAGAGGAACCTGAAGGAG TCTGATTTGAGAGTCAAGCTGGGTTTGCTGGACGGGAAGATTTTGAAGAACAGCAGTGTTCTATCTCAAATGAAGGACATGCAGAACAAGCTGAAG GACTCAGCAACCAACAGGAAGAAAGCTTTGGCAGCTGAGTATCAGCAGATAATGGATATATTGATGCAAGAGGAGCGTGAAGCTCTGAATGCAGTGGATCAAGAGATGGAGAGTGGTCAGACTAAACTCAGGGGACTCATGAAAAAGTTTGTTGAGAACATTGACAACATGAGCAAAGCTAAAGAAGATATTCATAAGCTGCTGAGTCAGTCCAAGTCAGTGGCCTTCCTACAG GCTTCATTTAACATGCCCCCTGCAGTGAACTTTGACCCTTACACCCCACGAATCAACTTGGACTCCAAGAGGGTGAAAGCCACCCAGGACTTTTCTTTTGCCCTGAAGCAGTTTCTGATATCGATCCTTAAACGGCCGATTGAAACCAGACTACCAATATTTCAACCAG AAACCTTTGTTGCAGATAGTGTTACATCTG GTGAAGGAGCTACACATGCCTCAGGATTAAAACCTTCCAGCCCTGAACCTAACCAGCAATCTG AGCCACAGTGGCCTTCAGGGAATCCAAGGCCCCCCAGGTCCCACAGTCCAGGTCCAGGTGCCCTACTCAAAGCAGCcaccaaaaaaagacaaa aacaaataaaaaaacctgtCCAGTTCACTGAAGAGAAGATGGGGAAAAAGAATGTAGCCAGTTCTATGGAAAACCTGTTGGACTTTGGTTGGGATGATTTAAAAGCCAAATGTCGGTCTGCGGCTGAACGTAGAGAGACACCAG aaacCTCTGCCATTCCTCTAAACATAACATCCGCTGAGAAAAGAAGTGAACTTCTGAAAT ATGGCACCATACTGACTTTGGATCCAAGGACAGCCCACAAACGCATTGCTCTGACTGAGGATTTCACTAAGGCCTCTGTGTCAGATGAGCACACAAAATACCCTGACTGCCCTGAACGCTTTGCTGTCTGCTCCCAGGTGCTCACGTCTAAGGGTTTCTCTAGAGGGCGGCACTACTGGGAAGTTCGACTAAGCAGCAACAACTTCATTGGAATTGGCTTGGCTTACAGCAGCATTGACCGCAAAGGTCCCACCAGTCGACTGGGCCGCAACTCCCAGTCCTGGTGTGTGGAGTGGTTCAACGTAAAGCTGTCAGCTTGGCATAACAGCAGTGAGACAGTGCTGGTCAATCCCAATCCAAAGCGCGTAGGTGTGCTGTTAGATTGTGAGGAGGGCACGGCTACATTCTACAACGTGGCAGACAGGGCGTATCCCTTCCACTGCTTTGTTTTCCCCTTTGCTGAAGCGGTGTATCCAGCCTTCTGGATCTTCTCAAGTGGCTCATCCATTTCTCTGTGTAAACTTCAGGCTTCAGAAGCATGTTAG
- the LOC137123927 gene encoding E3 ubiquitin/ISG15 ligase TRIM25-like isoform X2, with product MAEVDDAPFSLMSLEDELTCSICLSTFDCPVTTPCGHNFCQDCLLATWKDSYSCPQCRTHFPTKPDLKKNTVLSTVVETFTLRSNKIESSLSREEDKVEKKDVIRCDACMEAVASQTCLTCMASYCEEHLRPHRENPIFRVHQLTEPVGDLFERICPDHHKVMELFCAQHGRLICSLCLQQVHKGCSFMSPEEQRNLKESDLRVKLGLLDGKILKNSSVLSQMKDMQNKLKDSATNRKKALAAEYQQIMDILMQEEREALNAVDQEMESGQTKLRGLMKKFVENIDNMSKAKEDIHKLLSQSKSVAFLQASFNMPPAVNFDPYTPRINLDSKRVKATQDFSFALKQFLISILKRPIETRLPIFQPGEGATHASGLKPSSPEPNQQSEPQWPSGNPRPPRSHSPGPGALLKAATKKRQKQIKKPVQFTEEKMGKKNVASSMENLLDFGWDDLKAKCRSAAERRETPETSAIPLNITSAEKRSELLKYGTILTLDPRTAHKRIALTEDFTKASVSDEHTKYPDCPERFAVCSQVLTSKGFSRGRHYWEVRLSSNNFIGIGLAYSSIDRKGPTSRLGRNSQSWCVEWFNVKLSAWHNSSETVLVNPNPKRVGVLLDCEEGTATFYNVADRAYPFHCFVFPFAEAVYPAFWIFSSGSSISLCKLQASEAC from the exons ATGGCCGAAGTGGACGATGCTCCGTTTTCTCTGATGAGTCTGGAGGATGAGTTGACCTGCAGCATCTGTCTCAGTACCTTTGACTGTCCCGTGACTACTCCCTGCGGACACAACTTCTGCCAGGACTGTCTCCTCGCCACCTGGAAGGACTCGTACAGCTGTCCTCAGTGTCGAACCCACTTTCCAACCAAACCGGACCTGAAGAAGAACACGGTCCTCAGCACCGTGGTGGAGACCTTCACCCTGAGGTCCAACAAGATCGAGAGCAGCCTGTCCAGAGAGGAGGACAAAGTCGAGAAAAAGGATGTCATTCGCTGTGATGCATGTATGGAAGCAGTGGCGTCCCAGACCTGCCTCACCTGCATGGCTTCTTACTGTGAGGAGCACCTGCGGCCTCACCGCGAAAATCCAATTTTTCGTGTCCACCAGCTGACTGAGCCCGTCGGAGACCTGTTTGAGCGCATCTGCCCGGACCACCACAAGGTGATGGAGCTCTTTTGTGCTCAACATGGCCGCCTGATCTGCAGCCTCTGCCTGCAGCAAGTCCACAAAGGCTGCTCCTTCATGTCTCCTGAGGAGCAGAGGAACCTGAAGGAG TCTGATTTGAGAGTCAAGCTGGGTTTGCTGGACGGGAAGATTTTGAAGAACAGCAGTGTTCTATCTCAAATGAAGGACATGCAGAACAAGCTGAAG GACTCAGCAACCAACAGGAAGAAAGCTTTGGCAGCTGAGTATCAGCAGATAATGGATATATTGATGCAAGAGGAGCGTGAAGCTCTGAATGCAGTGGATCAAGAGATGGAGAGTGGTCAGACTAAACTCAGGGGACTCATGAAAAAGTTTGTTGAGAACATTGACAACATGAGCAAAGCTAAAGAAGATATTCATAAGCTGCTGAGTCAGTCCAAGTCAGTGGCCTTCCTACAG GCTTCATTTAACATGCCCCCTGCAGTGAACTTTGACCCTTACACCCCACGAATCAACTTGGACTCCAAGAGGGTGAAAGCCACCCAGGACTTTTCTTTTGCCCTGAAGCAGTTTCTGATATCGATCCTTAAACGGCCGATTGAAACCAGACTACCAATATTTCAACCAG GTGAAGGAGCTACACATGCCTCAGGATTAAAACCTTCCAGCCCTGAACCTAACCAGCAATCTG AGCCACAGTGGCCTTCAGGGAATCCAAGGCCCCCCAGGTCCCACAGTCCAGGTCCAGGTGCCCTACTCAAAGCAGCcaccaaaaaaagacaaa aacaaataaaaaaacctgtCCAGTTCACTGAAGAGAAGATGGGGAAAAAGAATGTAGCCAGTTCTATGGAAAACCTGTTGGACTTTGGTTGGGATGATTTAAAAGCCAAATGTCGGTCTGCGGCTGAACGTAGAGAGACACCAG aaacCTCTGCCATTCCTCTAAACATAACATCCGCTGAGAAAAGAAGTGAACTTCTGAAAT ATGGCACCATACTGACTTTGGATCCAAGGACAGCCCACAAACGCATTGCTCTGACTGAGGATTTCACTAAGGCCTCTGTGTCAGATGAGCACACAAAATACCCTGACTGCCCTGAACGCTTTGCTGTCTGCTCCCAGGTGCTCACGTCTAAGGGTTTCTCTAGAGGGCGGCACTACTGGGAAGTTCGACTAAGCAGCAACAACTTCATTGGAATTGGCTTGGCTTACAGCAGCATTGACCGCAAAGGTCCCACCAGTCGACTGGGCCGCAACTCCCAGTCCTGGTGTGTGGAGTGGTTCAACGTAAAGCTGTCAGCTTGGCATAACAGCAGTGAGACAGTGCTGGTCAATCCCAATCCAAAGCGCGTAGGTGTGCTGTTAGATTGTGAGGAGGGCACGGCTACATTCTACAACGTGGCAGACAGGGCGTATCCCTTCCACTGCTTTGTTTTCCCCTTTGCTGAAGCGGTGTATCCAGCCTTCTGGATCTTCTCAAGTGGCTCATCCATTTCTCTGTGTAAACTTCAGGCTTCAGAAGCATGTTAG